The Helianthus annuus cultivar XRQ/B chromosome 16, HanXRQr2.0-SUNRISE, whole genome shotgun sequence genome includes a window with the following:
- the LOC110917425 gene encoding NDR1/HIN1-like protein 26, whose product MNTPQQHIPINYTPTPDDHRNRGAYNGGPQLQRRHTARYYVHRVKESLTTRVSKLICSVFLSLLFIVGLITFILWLSLRPHRPRFHIHEFSFPSLAQDSGLASAQVTFNVTARNPNLNIGIYYDAMHITLYFQNQNIGEEPALMGAFYQSPKTTTILHDTLSGTKLVVDEARWAQFVAARMRGSVNFRLEVSSAIKFKVAGWESKKHKMHANCEIGVGPDGMLIASYSKPKCPVYFT is encoded by the coding sequence ATGAACACCCCTCAACAACACATCCCAATTAACTACACCCCTACTCCTGATGACCACCGTAACAGGGGGGCCTATAATGGGGGCCCCCAGTTACAGAGGCGTCACACTGCACGGTACTATGTGCACCGTGTCAAAGAAAGTTTGACCACGCGTGTCTCGAAGCTAATATGTTCCGTTTTTCTTAGCCTTTTGTTCATTGTTGGTCTCATAACATTCATCTTGTGGCTCAGTTTACGCCCACATCGTCCACGATTTCATATCCATGAGTTTTCGTTCCCAAGTTTAGCCCAGGATAGCGGACTCGCGTCCGCTCAAGTGACCTTCAACGTGACCGCAAGAAACCCTAATTTGAATATAGGGATTTACTATGATGCCATGCACATAACACtctattttcaaaaccaaaatatTGGGGAAGAGCCTGCACTTATGGGTGCATTTTATCAATCACCCAAGACCACTACTATTTTGCATGACACACTGTCCGGGACGAAGTTGGTGGTTGATGAGGCTCGTTGGGCGCAGTTTGTGGCGGCTCGGATGCGTGGGTCGGTTAACTTTCGGCTAGAGGTTTCTTCCGCGATTAAGTTTAAGGTTGCGGGTTGGGAAAGCAAGAAGCACAAGATGCATGCAAATTGTGAAATTGGGGTCGGACCGGATGGGATGTTGATTGCGAGTTATAGCAAACCGAAATGCCCGGTGTATTTCACATAA